Proteins found in one Rhodovulum sp. MB263 genomic segment:
- a CDS encoding IclR family transcriptional regulator, with product MAVRQADNVLRFFEYFAASQRPTTLTELSETLKLPLSSTSNLVSTLRERGFLFEVRKRGGFYPTRRMYDLTQSILEGDPVLGLVREHMEALREETGETILLAAREGDRVIYLEALESRKGVRYSARAGETRPIYAISSGKAILGSLDDAALRRELDGLDYSEAAEASITDREALFGDIVAGRARGWFLNASEFTPEVSAVGMLLDIADQKYGLSVAGPNYRMQDRHEEIAAALGRVVAAIRSQINETGAGR from the coding sequence ATGGCCGTACGCCAGGCTGACAATGTTCTGCGCTTTTTCGAATATTTCGCGGCCTCGCAGAGGCCGACCACGCTGACCGAACTGTCCGAGACGCTGAAACTGCCGCTGTCGAGCACCAGCAACCTCGTCTCGACCCTGCGGGAGCGCGGGTTCCTGTTCGAGGTCCGCAAGCGCGGCGGGTTCTATCCGACCCGCCGCATGTACGATCTGACCCAGTCGATCCTCGAGGGCGATCCGGTCCTCGGCCTCGTGCGCGAGCACATGGAAGCGCTGCGCGAAGAGACCGGCGAGACGATCCTTCTGGCCGCGCGCGAAGGCGACCGCGTGATCTATCTCGAGGCGCTCGAATCCCGAAAGGGCGTCCGCTACTCGGCGCGGGCCGGGGAAACCCGGCCGATCTATGCCATCTCGTCGGGCAAGGCGATTCTCGGCTCTCTCGATGACGCGGCACTGCGGCGCGAGCTCGACGGCCTCGACTATTCCGAGGCTGCCGAGGCCTCGATCACCGACCGGGAGGCGCTGTTCGGCGATATCGTCGCGGGGCGCGCGCGCGGCTGGTTCCTGAACGCAAGCGAGTTCACGCCCGAGGTGTCGGCCGTGGGCATGCTGCTCGATATCGCCGATCAGAAATACGGGCTGTCGGTCGCGGGGCCGAATTACCGGATGCAGGACCGCCATGAGGAGATCGCGGCGGCCCTCGGGCGCGTCGTTGCGGCCATCAGGAGCCAGATCAACGAGACCGGAGCCGGCCGATGA
- a CDS encoding TRAP transporter large permease — protein MTSLLVVIGLLGLLLLGVPVGFALAFTGLVGLMTIVGFDSALSVLSTTPLSTTNGFELIAVPLFILMAEFVIVSGIADRMFKAITIWVGRLPGGLAVATALAGAGFGAISGSSTAAAAALSSTSIPAMRRAGYDVKFASGVVAVSGTLAMLIPPSIALVLYGIIVEVNIASLLIGGVIPGIIVTLAIIATIYVLMARDPSIAPVARSWPMREKVRALRAIGPMLLLLLCVTGSIYLGIATPTEAAGLGAFGAFLIAAAFRTLTLKTTWGALARAVRATCMIFMIIIGAHIFGYVLTLGQITPQFVDWITGLDVSPYVVMAGIIAFYLVMGCFMDQMAILILTVPVMVPAITSLGFDPVWFGVLVVVAAEVGMITPPLGMNIFVVSRYAERPLSEIFRGVAPHVVSHIIVLALLVAFPQLVLWLPGTTQ, from the coding sequence ATGACCTCGCTTCTTGTCGTGATCGGCCTGCTCGGCCTGCTGCTCCTGGGCGTCCCGGTCGGCTTTGCGCTGGCCTTCACCGGCCTCGTGGGGCTGATGACCATCGTCGGATTCGACAGCGCGCTGTCGGTCCTGTCGACAACGCCGCTTTCGACCACGAACGGGTTCGAGCTGATCGCGGTGCCGCTTTTCATCCTGATGGCCGAATTCGTGATCGTCAGCGGCATCGCCGACCGGATGTTCAAGGCGATCACCATCTGGGTCGGCCGCCTGCCGGGCGGGCTGGCCGTGGCCACGGCCCTTGCCGGGGCCGGGTTCGGGGCGATTTCGGGCTCGTCCACCGCGGCGGCGGCGGCGCTGTCCTCGACCTCGATCCCGGCGATGCGCCGGGCCGGATATGACGTGAAATTCGCCTCTGGCGTGGTCGCGGTCTCGGGCACGCTGGCCATGCTGATCCCGCCATCGATCGCGCTGGTTCTCTACGGCATCATCGTCGAGGTGAATATCGCGTCGCTGCTGATCGGAGGGGTGATCCCGGGCATCATCGTGACGCTGGCGATCATCGCGACGATCTATGTGCTGATGGCGCGCGATCCCTCGATCGCCCCGGTCGCGCGGTCCTGGCCGATGCGCGAGAAGGTCCGGGCGCTGCGCGCCATCGGACCGATGCTTCTGCTTCTGCTCTGCGTGACGGGCTCGATCTATCTCGGCATCGCGACGCCGACCGAAGCCGCCGGGCTCGGGGCCTTCGGCGCCTTCCTGATCGCCGCGGCCTTCCGCACCCTCACCCTGAAGACGACCTGGGGCGCCCTGGCCCGTGCCGTCCGCGCGACCTGCATGATCTTCATGATCATCATCGGGGCGCATATCTTCGGCTATGTCCTCACGCTGGGCCAGATCACGCCCCAGTTCGTGGACTGGATCACCGGCCTCGATGTGTCGCCCTATGTGGTGATGGCCGGGATCATCGCCTTCTACCTGGTCATGGGATGTTTCATGGACCAGATGGCGATCCTGATCCTGACCGTTCCGGTGATGGTCCCCGCCATCACCAGCCTCGGCTTCGACCCGGTCTGGTTCGGCGTGCTGGTCGTGGTCGCGGCCGAGGTCGGCATGATCACCCCGCCGCTGGGCATGAACATCTTCGTGGTGTCCCGCTATGCCGAGCGCCCGCTCTCCGAGATCTTTCGCGGCGTCGCGCCGCATGTGGTCTCGCATATCATCGTTCTGGCGTTGCTTGTCGCGTTTCCGCAGCTGGTCCTGTGGCTGCCCGGCACGACGCAGTAA
- a CDS encoding 6,7-dimethyl-8-ribityllumazine synthase — protein MAEQDPHHALALPAFDRPTKLLVVVAPFYRDIADMLIAGAVATLEAAGAAHELVEMPGALEIPSAIALAHRLSNYDGYVALGCVIRGETTHYETVCNDSSRGLTLLGLQGALIGNGILTVENREQALRRADPADMDKGGGAAAAALHLIALARRWSGETKGVGFRPSGGIQIAEGSDRA, from the coding sequence ATGGCCGAACAGGATCCGCATCACGCGCTGGCGCTGCCCGCCTTCGACCGGCCGACGAAACTGCTGGTCGTGGTCGCGCCGTTCTACCGCGACATTGCCGACATGCTGATCGCCGGGGCGGTCGCGACGCTCGAGGCCGCGGGGGCCGCGCATGAGCTGGTCGAGATGCCCGGCGCGCTCGAGATCCCCAGCGCCATCGCGCTGGCGCACCGGCTGTCGAATTATGACGGCTATGTCGCGCTGGGCTGCGTGATCCGGGGCGAGACCACCCATTACGAGACCGTCTGCAATGACAGCTCGCGCGGGCTGACGCTGCTGGGGCTGCAGGGCGCGCTGATCGGCAATGGCATCCTGACGGTCGAGAACCGCGAACAGGCGCTGCGCCGCGCCGATCCGGCGGATATGGACAAGGGCGGCGGCGCGGCCGCTGCGGCGCTGCATCTGATCGCGCTGGCCCGGCGCTGGAGCGGCGAGACCAAGGGCGTCGGCTTCCGTCCCTCGGGCGGGATCCAGATCGCCGAGGGGAGCGACCGCGCATGA
- a CDS encoding TRAP transporter small permease: protein MIRKAMSFVDHAFTAVAAFALAGMTLLIVADVALRYGAGMPIFFAHDLVVLYLTPAVFFFGFGPTYWRAEHLAVDLLTLRLPSRLRELTHVLSSAIGLWLFGLLTWASWERAAGSFANDEVIASIVPWPAWASYALVPLGSAAMVLVCAARILISLGNAFGRVSGEAAQ, encoded by the coding sequence ATGATCCGCAAGGCCATGTCCTTCGTCGATCACGCCTTCACCGCCGTCGCGGCCTTTGCGCTGGCGGGCATGACGCTTCTGATCGTCGCCGATGTCGCGCTGCGCTACGGCGCCGGGATGCCGATCTTCTTCGCGCATGATCTGGTCGTGCTCTACCTGACGCCCGCGGTGTTCTTCTTCGGTTTCGGGCCGACCTACTGGCGCGCCGAGCATCTGGCCGTCGATCTTCTGACCCTCAGGCTGCCGTCCCGGCTGCGGGAACTGACCCATGTCCTGTCCAGCGCGATCGGGCTCTGGCTCTTCGGCCTGCTGACCTGGGCCTCCTGGGAGCGCGCGGCGGGGAGTTTCGCCAATGACGAGGTCATCGCCAGCATCGTGCCCTGGCCGGCATGGGCGAGCTATGCGCTTGTGCCGCTGGGCTCGGCCGCGATGGTCCTGGTCTGCGCGGCGCGCATTCTAATCTCGCTTGGCAATGCCTTCGGCCGCGTCAGCGGGGAGGCGGCGCAATGA
- a CDS encoding MmcB family DNA repair protein, protein MPDPVSQPLSAPLAPGQLLARGVCRHLRDLGLACVEEFVPAPGLRVDVMALGPKGEIWVVECKSSRADFTSDHKWSGYLDWCDRFFWAVGPDFPVDLLPSDTGLIVADGYGAEVLREAPERRLAPSRRKVLTCSFARHAALRLQALRDPGPGLSPSAWRPCPSSSR, encoded by the coding sequence ATGCCCGATCCGGTTTCCCAACCGCTTTCCGCGCCGCTCGCTCCGGGCCAGCTTCTGGCCCGCGGCGTCTGCCGCCATCTGCGCGATCTCGGTCTTGCCTGCGTCGAGGAATTCGTGCCCGCACCGGGACTTCGGGTCGATGTGATGGCTCTGGGGCCGAAGGGCGAGATCTGGGTGGTCGAGTGCAAGTCGAGCCGTGCGGATTTCACCTCGGACCATAAATGGAGCGGATATCTCGACTGGTGCGACCGTTTCTTCTGGGCGGTCGGGCCGGATTTTCCCGTCGACCTTCTGCCGTCCGATACCGGGCTGATCGTCGCGGATGGCTATGGCGCCGAGGTCCTGCGCGAGGCGCCCGAGCGGCGTCTGGCGCCGTCGCGCCGAAAGGTGCTGACGTGCAGCTTTGCCCGCCACGCCGCCTTGCGTCTGCAGGCGCTGCGCGATCCGGGGCCGGGACTCAGCCCTTCGGCTTGGCGCCCTTGCCCTTCTTCTTCTCGGTGA
- the nusB gene encoding transcription antitermination factor NusB: protein MTGARKPNRNQMRSAARLYAVQALFQMEQSSQNVDTVRREFETWRFGVGYEEGEELAEGDVDLFRATLEGAVNWQAKIDQMTDRALVAKWPIARIDPTLRALFRAAGAELVAAKAPPKVVITEYVDVAKAFFPEGREPKFVNAVLDHMAREARPEAF, encoded by the coding sequence ATGACCGGGGCCCGCAAACCCAACCGCAACCAGATGCGGTCCGCTGCCCGGCTTTACGCGGTGCAGGCGCTGTTCCAGATGGAGCAGTCCAGCCAGAATGTCGACACCGTGCGGCGCGAATTCGAGACCTGGCGCTTCGGGGTCGGCTATGAAGAGGGCGAAGAGCTTGCCGAGGGCGATGTCGATCTCTTTCGCGCGACGCTGGAGGGCGCAGTGAACTGGCAGGCGAAGATCGACCAGATGACCGACCGCGCGCTGGTGGCGAAATGGCCGATCGCCCGGATCGACCCGACGCTCCGGGCGCTGTTCCGGGCTGCCGGGGCCGAGCTTGTCGCGGCGAAGGCGCCGCCGAAGGTGGTGATCACCGAATATGTCGATGTCGCCAAGGCCTTCTTTCCCGAGGGGCGCGAGCCCAAATTCGTGAACGCTGTGCTCGACCACATGGCCCGCGAGGCGCGGCCCGAGGCGTTCTGA
- a CDS encoding DUF6324 family protein, translating to MGIDKQSDFAANLQIGPTSLGMVRIYIEGEGLEIPMDFDPEEAEDIAEELRAAAAQARMITEKKKGKGAKPKG from the coding sequence ATGGGCATCGACAAGCAAAGCGACTTCGCCGCCAATCTGCAGATCGGGCCGACCAGCCTTGGCATGGTGCGGATCTATATCGAGGGCGAGGGGCTCGAGATCCCGATGGATTTCGACCCCGAAGAAGCCGAGGACATCGCCGAGGAGCTGCGCGCCGCCGCGGCCCAGGCCCGGATGATCACCGAGAAGAAGAAGGGCAAGGGCGCCAAGCCGAAGGGCTGA